A portion of the Sabethes cyaneus chromosome 3, idSabCyanKW18_F2, whole genome shotgun sequence genome contains these proteins:
- the LOC128740662 gene encoding transmembrane protein 231, giving the protein MKLFNLHRKSVYILYRSNICSLSTLIITALVLLALVLPCYVILIANPGGLWESYRLVYEQPTVRFTYRYLFLAEVDQPEVGNEIITCSSFDAYNTLATERQECTTLKVVTHDSTANGKLDSLRVSVSLNLPDESLGLVFYSFYFFLDAELKSNCDFRVPAFICLDKKTPQKQSFKSGTITHRGQLKSSQSASLQCPFPMRNIKTHFNHNYFANENFTRLEEFLPETIQSRIEASNAAFLYFEPLRTDWERDGSDVVTIQLDLLVGGEDSRHTALLYRASIWQKLLQFWIQYFSVLVVFLWIADRAKDWLFEKFVIRAMEIVPWKVKNE; this is encoded by the exons ATGAAACTATTCAATCTTCATCGAAAATCGGTTTACATCCTGTACCGTAGTAACATTTGTTCTCTTTCCACACTGATAATCACAGCATTAGTTCTACTTGCGCTGGTTCTTCCGTGTTACGTCATACTGATAGCTAACCCCGGAGGCCTCTGGGAAAGTTATCGCTTAGTGTACGAACAGCCGACGGTAAGGTTTACCTATCGCTATTTATTTCTAGCGGAAGTCGACCAACCGGAGGTTGGCAATGAAATCATCACATGCAGTTCGTTCGATGCATACAACACGCTAGCCACCGAACGGCAGGAATGTACCACGCTAAAG GTGGTAACCCATGATAGCACCGCGAATGGAAAACTTGACAGCCTGCGCGTGTCGGTGAGCCTCAACTTGCCGGATGAGTCATTAGGATTGGTATTTTAttcgttttactttttcttggaTGCTGAATTGAAG AGTAACTGCGACTTTCGAGTACCGGCGTTTATTTGCCTAGACAAAAAGACTCCCCAGAAGCAGTCTTTCAAGTCCGGAACAATCACCCATCGAGGACAACTGAAATCAAGTCAATCGGCTTCCCTGCAGTGTCCGTTCCCGATGCGAAACATCAAAACGCATTTCAATCACAACTACTTCGCCAATGAAAATTTCACTCGGCTGGAAGAATTTCTACCGGAAACGATTCAATCTCGAATTGAAGCATCCAATGCTGCGTTTCTGTACTTTGAACCACTGCGAACCGACTGGGAGCGGGATGGATCCGATGTAGTGACAATCCAGTTGGATTTGCTGGTTGGAGGAGAAGATAGCCGTCATACGGCGCTTCTATATCGGGCTTCCATATGGCAAAAGCTTCTTCAATTTTGGATTCAATACTTTTCAGTTCTAGTTGTGTTCTTGTGGATCGCAGATCGGGCAAAAGACTGGctgtttgaaaaatttgtcattCGTGCAATGGAAATAGTGCCGTGGAAAGTTAAGAACGAGTAA
- the LOC128743396 gene encoding mitochondrial import inner membrane translocase subunit Tim21 — protein sequence MSLLALRPLLVRSRFHSMPLLRVVTVSSGVVPKQSRFYAAQPKRSSAEATSLTAGSGRTDVSTDVKPLGERVKENTKTASYMGVILLGVGVTGILFFAIFRELFSSNSSNSIYADALDRVKDEARVKDALGAPIKGYGEENSRGRRRHVAHTTYLREGVQYLRMQFYIQGIRNKATVHLEKRMNEKGDYEYRYLFVQLDYYPHTTIILEDNRLQQDGTKLGGSFQPISELK from the exons ATGTCCCTGCTGGCCCTTCGTCCTTTACTGGTTCGCAGCCGGTTCCACAGTATGCCCTTGTTGCGCGTCGTCACCGTTTCTTCGGGGGTGGTGCCAAAGCAGTCACGTTTCTATGCTGCCCAACCAAAGCGCTCATCTGCCGAGGCCACTTCCCTAACGGCCGGCTCTGGCCGGACCGATGTTTCAACGGATGTGAAACCGCTGGGCGAACGGGTGAAGGAAAACACCAAAACGGCAAGCTATATGGGCGTGATTCTGCTTGGCGTTGGCGTAACAGGGATActgtttttcgccatttttcgcGAGTTGTTTTCATCTAATAGTTCGAATAGTATTTATGCGGATGCACTGGACCGGGTGAAAGATGAAGCTCGGGTGAAAGACGCTCTTGGGGCTCCCATCAAAGGTTATGGAGAGGAAAACAGCCGAGGACGGCGGAGGCATGTAGCTCACACGACCTACCTCCGGGAGGGTGTTCAGTATTTGCGGATGCAGTTCTACATTCAGGGCATTAGAAATAAGGCGACAGTGCATTTGGAAAAGCGAATG AATGAGAAAGGAGATTACGAATACCGATATTTATTCGTGCAGCTTGATTACTATCCACACACCACAATCATCCTAGAGGATAACAGACTGCAACAGGATGGTACAAAACTGGGCGGAAGCTTCCAACCAATCAGCGAATTAAAATGA